GAGGCTGAGCTGCGCCCTTGCTGCGAGGGCCGTCAGACGGATTCCCTTCGTGCCTATATTGCCGGTGATCTGCAGGTGGGCGGGGCGGAGATCCCCGTATCCGTGCCGGTCTGCCTCTTCCAGCAGAACACGTCGGAATTCGGCCAGGAGGCGGACCAGGAGCTGGCCGACGGGGAGCCGCCTTCGGTTCGGATTTTCGGTAGCGGAACCTCTTGACGGCGGCAGTGACATGGTGGAAAGTCTAGGGCATAAGCTTCGGAATCCGAAGCATTCCAAGGATCCGTTCTTAGGAGGCGGGCGTGGATACGAAAACAACGTCAACCGTGGTCCCTACGGCTGTTGGCCCCATCAAAATCCGCCGGATCGGCGTGGGTCCGCCGGTGTTCCTGTGGCACAGCATGTTCGTTGATTCAGAGACTTTTGACCTCGTCACCCAAGAGCTGGGGGACGGGCGCGAGCTGTTCCTGGTGGACGGCCCCGGTCATGGAGACAGTCCAGGTCCCCGAAGGTTCTATTCCCTGCAGGACTGCGCCACAGCGGCGGTGCAGGTGATGGACGCCCTGCAGGTTGCCGCCCCGGTCGATTGGGTGGGCAACGCCTGGGGCGGACACGTGGGCATACTCCTGGCGGATGGTTTTCCCGCCCGCATCAGGACCTTGACGGCCATCGGCACCCCGGCCTATCCGCTGCCAGCGGCCGACCGCCGGAAGACCGCACTCCTCGTCCGGCTGTACCGGATTCTGGGTCCGGGACCGTTTAGCAAAACGGTGGTGGAAGCACTGGTTGGGCAAGGAGCCGCCGCGAGCGCGCCTTCAGCTGCTTCAATTGTTGCCGCCGCCTTTCAACGCGGCGACAGGCGGGGCAAGTACTGGGCTATGCGCTCGCTGATGCTTCGCCGTCCGGACCTCCGCCCGGTCCTGCCTCGGCTGCAGGTGCCGACACTGTTGATGGCCGGCCGGGATGATGCCATGAGCGACGCCGGGGAGGCGGAACAGGCGGCCCGTTCGTTGCCTGCCGGTCAATTCGTTCCTGTGACAGGTGGTGGACACGTCGCGCCGCTGCTCGTGGCTCCGAAGGAGGTCACCCGGACCATACTGCAGTTCTGGGCCGCCCCGGACGGCGGATAGCGGCCGGGATTGGTGCGGCTGCGGCACCCGTCACCGATCTCCCGCATCACGGAGGATCCTGCAGAACAACGCTGACCTGCTCTAGGCTGGGAGCAACCCAGCCCGAAGTGAAGGTGGTTTCCCGTGAAAGTCAGCGTCGGTCAGTTCAGCCCCGCCGGTGGGGTCCGGGAGAACCTGGACACCATGCGCTCCCTGGCCGGCAAGGCACGCGCCGAGGGATCGGAGCTGATCATCTTCCCCGAGGAATCCATGTTCAGCATCGGGAAGGTGGAAGGAACCCTGGCCGCCGCCGTCGACGCCTCCTGGACCACTTTTGTCTCCCAGCTGTCCCTGCTCGCCGCCGAGCTGGAGATTGCGGTGATCGCCGGCGGCTATGAGTCCAGCGGTGAGGAACGGCCCTTCAACACCCTGGTCCTCATCGATGCGACCGGACGGATTGTGGACACGTACCGCAAGCTGCACCTCTACGACGCGTTCTCCTACGCCGAATCGACCCGGATCAAACCGGGCGACGGCGGCGTGAAGGTTATGCAGGTAGGGGACCTCCGGGTGGGGGTCATGACCTGCTATGACCTGCGCTTCCCGGAACTGGCCCGGGCGCTCGCCGACCTGGACGCAGATCTGCTGGCTGTGCCGGCGGCCTGGTTCAAGGGCGAGCACAAGATCGACCACTGGGAAACCCTGCTCAAGGCCCGCGCCATCGAAAACACCCTGTGGGTCGCAGCGGCCGGTACCTCCAGCCGGCATACCGTGGGCCACTCCGTCATTTTGGACCCCATGGGAGTGCCGCAGGCGGCGCTGGAGGACGAGCGCGAGGCGGTGGTGACGGCGGACGTCACCCGTCAGCGGATCGACGACGTCCGCCAGTTCCTCCCGGTGTTGAAGAACCGCCGTTTTGCCGGAAATGCGCGGATTGTGGAGGCGCACTAGGTCCGGGAGACCGGCGCTGAAAAGATTTTCCGCGTGGTGCGTAACCTTTTCCTACCCGTTCACGATTACCTGTTTGTAACGGCCGCGCCGAGGCTTATCCCCCCAACGAGCATCGGTGCGGCCGTTGCACGCATGTCAACGGCGACGGACACGGTAGCATTTGGACCACTCCCGCTTCCCAGGAAAGTGAATCCGCCGTGCCTGCACCGCTTACTGAGCAAACGCTCCGTGATGCGCGTGCCCGAAAACCGGCGGCTTTGCGGGAAATCTACGACGACTTCGCGCCCGGCATCCTCGGCTACCTCCGCTCCAAGGGGTGCGACGACCCCGAAGCGCTCACGCAGGAAGTCTTCCTGACACTGTTCTCCAAGCTGGACACGCTTAAGGGAGGGCTCCGCGGCGCCCGGACCTTCGCTTTCTCCGTCGCCCACGCCCGCATGGTGGACGACGTTCGACGGCGCGAGCGTGAGCCGGTGATGGCCGTGTTTGATCCGGAGCTGGACCGCCGTGAAGCAGAATCCGCCGAGGAAAGCGTGCTCGGCGCCGATGCCGGAGCCGCAGCACTGCTGGAAGGGCTCACGGCGCAGCAGCAGGAAGTCCTGCTTCTGCGTGTAGTGGCCGATCTTTCCATTGAAGAATCGGCGAAGATCATGGGACGCAGTGCCGGAGCGGTCAAGCAGCTTCAGCGCCGCGCACTGGGCGTACTCAAGAACCAACTCGAACGGAAGGAGGTACCGGACAATGAACGAGCATCCTGAAGCGCAGGACACGCTCCACGTCCGCGGCCTCCTGGCGGAAGCCGGCGTAGAGGAGTCCCCCGAGCTGGTTGAGCAGCTGCTCGCGCTGCGCATGCAGTCCCGCGTCCCCGCGCCGGAACCGGACGGAGAGCTGGCTGCCCTTTTTGCCGGCAACCCCGTGCCGCTTCGCCCCCGGGCTCGGCGCGGCCGCGGCATGATTCTCGGTGCAGCCCTGATCGGGGCCATGGCCGTCGGTGCAGGCGGCGTGGCGGCCAACCCTGACTTCCTGATCCGAGCGGATCCGACTCCCGAGGTCACCTTCACCCCGGAAACGCCCACGCTGGAACGAGCCGAGCCCGCCGCCCCGGAGGCCGTCACGGATCCGCTGCCCCCTGCTGCCGTTCCGGCACCGGAGCCCGCGCCGATCGTGGAAGCCGTCCCGGTACCTGTGCCCGTCCCCGCTCCGGAGCCGGAACCGGCGCCGACCCCGGCTATCGTCCCCGCTCCGGGCGTGGAGCCGGGCAACCCGCCGCTTCCGGGCATTGGGGGCGGCAAAGCAATTGTTCCGGAGCCGCCTCGCGGCGACGACCTTCACGGGAACCCCAATGCCGCAGGCCGGGGACAAGAC
This genomic stretch from Arthrobacter sp. zg-Y1110 harbors:
- a CDS encoding alpha/beta fold hydrolase; protein product: MDTKTTSTVVPTAVGPIKIRRIGVGPPVFLWHSMFVDSETFDLVTQELGDGRELFLVDGPGHGDSPGPRRFYSLQDCATAAVQVMDALQVAAPVDWVGNAWGGHVGILLADGFPARIRTLTAIGTPAYPLPAADRRKTALLVRLYRILGPGPFSKTVVEALVGQGAAASAPSAASIVAAAFQRGDRRGKYWAMRSLMLRRPDLRPVLPRLQVPTLLMAGRDDAMSDAGEAEQAARSLPAGQFVPVTGGGHVAPLLVAPKEVTRTILQFWAAPDGG
- a CDS encoding carbon-nitrogen hydrolase family protein, translating into MKVSVGQFSPAGGVRENLDTMRSLAGKARAEGSELIIFPEESMFSIGKVEGTLAAAVDASWTTFVSQLSLLAAELEIAVIAGGYESSGEERPFNTLVLIDATGRIVDTYRKLHLYDAFSYAESTRIKPGDGGVKVMQVGDLRVGVMTCYDLRFPELARALADLDADLLAVPAAWFKGEHKIDHWETLLKARAIENTLWVAAAGTSSRHTVGHSVILDPMGVPQAALEDEREAVVTADVTRQRIDDVRQFLPVLKNRRFAGNARIVEAH
- a CDS encoding RNA polymerase sigma factor; this encodes MPAPLTEQTLRDARARKPAALREIYDDFAPGILGYLRSKGCDDPEALTQEVFLTLFSKLDTLKGGLRGARTFAFSVAHARMVDDVRRREREPVMAVFDPELDRREAESAEESVLGADAGAAALLEGLTAQQQEVLLLRVVADLSIEESAKIMGRSAGAVKQLQRRALGVLKNQLERKEVPDNERAS